A window of Exiguobacterium sp. FSL W8-0210 genomic DNA:
TCCACGAATGATTCCGATATGAAAATGTTCCTCTAACATATGACGCATCATCTCACTGGACCATCCCGTGACAAGCTGAACACGGACATGCGGATAACGCTCAACGAATCGTTTCAAGACACGCGGGAGCCAATATTGCCCCATGATGGAAGCGACGGCAATCCGAAGCGTCCCATAAACGGCACCCTCTTCTGCTGTCAATTCACTTTTTAACTCAAGTTCTTTCCGATTCATCTCTTTTGCGAGACCGATTACTTTTTCTCCTTGTGGTGTGATGCTTAACCCACGCGATGAACGAATGAATAATTTTGTTCCCCAGCGTCTTTCAATCGCAACGAGACGTTGACTAAGCGCAGGTTGCGAGACGAATAATCGTTCAGCAGCGCGCCTCATATTCAACTCTTCCGATAAGGTGATCAACATTTCCATTTCCGACACTTGCAATGTGAGATTCGACTCCTCATGATATAAGATGGCATTAGTTTAACACGTTAGAAAGGACGATACATATGACACGCTATCATTTTATGTTCATCATCTCAACGATTGCAACGCTTGGCAGTCTCTATTTCAGTGAAATTCGCGGATTCATTCCCTGCCCTCTCTGTTGGTGGCAACGACTATTCATGTATACGACAGCCTTTTATTTGCTCATCTCGCTATTCCGGTCAAAAACGATCGATCCGCTCTTCGTTCGCCTGTATGTGCTTGCCGGCTTTGGTGTCGCCTTGTACCACGTCATCCTTGAACGCTTACCCGATGGCGAAGCGTTATGTACGAGTGGCTGTCTCATCAAATGGGTCAACTATTTTGGTTTCTTGACGATCCCGATGATGAGTCTCATTGCCTTTACATTACTCTTGGTTCTAGCGTTCTATCCAGCACGTTCGAACAATGAAGCGTAAGATACAAAAAGAGGCTGGGACATAACTAGCTGAATTTAACGAAAAGAAGGAATTGCCATCACTGAGGATGTGCAATTCCTTCTTTTTTCATTGTCTCTCGTCAAGCTGCCCTTCGGGCAACGCTTTGGATGAGCCATTTCCTCAAATTTACGGCCATGAGGATGAAGCCGAGCTCACGCTTCACCTTCGCTTTTCCTCGCACAGAAAAGCGAGTGAAACTCAAATTAGCCTTCAGATATCCAAAAACTGGTTCCACGTCTATCTTCCGTTTCGCATAGAGGGATCCTGTTTTTTGATCTGAAAGCCATTTTTTCATCTGTTCTTTTTGTTCTTCCCATGAAGTGTTTATGTGTACCTGTCGGTGACGCCCTTCTTCGGCCTTTGTACAACGGGAGCGGAACGGGCAGCCATCACACCCTTCACTTTCATACACCTTGAAATCACGCGTGAATCCGTAACGATCTGTTCTCTTGGACATGTAACGGAACGTTACGTCCTGTCCATTCGGGCACACAAACCGATCCGCCGTTTCATCGTAAGACCAGTTCGCTGTGTTAAAGGGATCGTTGCGCCATTTTCGCGACTTTTCTTTTTCGAACATCGTGTAAGGGATGAGTGGAATGCGCCCACGGCGCATCAGAATATCCTGATAATTCTCCTGACTCCCATAGCCGGCATCCGCAACGATATGCGGTGGTAGTGGTAAATATGAGCTGACCTCATCTAAAAAGGGGAGTAACGTCCGGGCATCCGTCGGATTCGGATAAATATCATAAGCGAGTGTGTATTGTCCTTCGGTCGCGATTTGAACGTTATAGCCTGGTTTGAGTTGTCCATTTTGCATATGATCTTCTTTCATTCGCATGAACGTCGCGTCCGTGTCCGTTTTCGAATAGCTGTTCCGTCCAGCGAGCGTCCTCTTTTGAAGGGCGTATCTCTGTTTCCGCTCGATGAAATCTGTAATTTCCTTTCGAAGGAGACGTGGTTCCTTCCGTTCAGAACGCAGACGTTTTCTTTCTTGGGTGTCCGTACTCGCCTCGATTTTTTGGTTGATGGAAGCGATATGTGCGTCTACAGCTTCACCCATGTGTTCGAGTTCTGAGAGAGTAAGCTCGTCCGGGTTTTCTCGTTCAATTTCCGGTAGGATGTCTTGTTCGACGAGGTTGTCATAGATACGATTCGATTTGTCCACGAGAGACGCACTATGACGTTCAATCGATTTCCGCCAAACAAAGGTATATCGGTTCGCATTCGCCTCTAACTTTGTACCATCGATAAAGATGGCTTCTTCATTGATTTCTCCCATCTCGACGAGATGGCAACGGAAGGTAACGAAGGCTTGCTTCAATATCGGAGTGACTGCGGGATGCACTCGAAAACGGTTGATGGTACGATAGCTCGGCGCATTCCCTTGTGCTAGCCACATCATCCGCAGACTATCGGATAGTAATCCTTCAATCTTCCGACCGGAGAAGACCGATTGTGTGTAGGCACATAAGATAATTTTCATCATCATGCGTGGATGGTAAGCCGGGCATCCTGTCGTGCGCATGAAAGGCTCGAACACATCGTCTGGAATGGATTCGACGAGATGGTGGACAGCGAACGCAATATCATTTTCTTGAAGACGAACTTCTAAATCTAAGGGCAGAACCAGCTGGTTCATGTTATAATCTTTAAACATAAGGGCACCTCCGATGGTTATGGTTTGATCACTTTAACTTTATCAGAGGTTGTCCTTATTTGTTTATTCAGAATCGGTTTTTTTTCATAGAACAAGGCCCTCGAAACGTATAGTCGTTTCGAGGGCCTTTTGTTTGTGAAACTGAGTTATGTCCCAGCCTCTTTTTGTCGTTTGACATCAAGTCCATCGATTGAAGACGCTCACGGCACTTGAGAACGCAAGCTCCGAGAGTTGTCCCGTACCTTCACACCAGTCCCCGACGAAAGCGACACCTGCATGATCCGGAATATGAGTCGCAAGCGGCGTTTGCCCCATTTTCCATTTGATTTCTTGTACGACTGCTCGTTTGATCGTTCGTTCTGCGACGATACGTTGTCGCCAATCTGCAAAATGAACGTCAAGCATCTGTTCGATTCCTGTTCGGACATGTCCAATATATTCAGGATCCTCAAGTCGATCGTGTTCAAGGTAGGCGATTGCTTGAAGGACTTGACCATCCTTCGGTGCAAGACTTGCATCATAATGTGATAAATCCGTGATGAACGCTCGATGCGAACGGTCGTAGATGTATGAATACGGTGTTTGGATATACGGATGAAGTCCAAGATCATACACGAATACTTCTACCGGTTCATGGCTCGCGTACGGTGTAACAAATCGCTGAATGGCAGTGGGAGTCGCCATTTTTAAGATTTCACGCGGTGGGACGGCAAAGATGATCCGTTCGACGTTCCATTCTTGTTTCTTTCGATCACGTACTAAGAATCCTGTAGTAGTCGATTCGACTGCTGTTATTTTTGTTTTTTTCAGGATCTTCCCGTGGTTCTCTAGGATGATCCGTTCCAACTCCTGTACTAACCCTTGCCATCCACCTTCGATGTATGAGACAGGCTTGCGCGTCCGAAAAAGTTTTTGATAATACTCGAAATAGACGTCTGACGGAATTTTTTCGGGTTCTGCCGTAAAAAAGTTCGTTGATGCCAAATCAAGCATCAACTGTGCCACTTGTTCATCGACTCGTTCTGATTTTAACCACTGCCCGATCGATTGTTGCGGATCCCCTCGTTCGACTCGTAAAATCGTTTTAATGATTTCCCATGTGAAACGTACTTTGTTCGTTCCTTCGATGACTTCTGTTTTCAATAATCCCCAGGCATTCGCAGGAACTGCCGTCAAATGACCTGAAAACTCATATTTCGCACGACTCGCTGAGAAATCCAGCCACGTCACTTCGATACCGAGCTGTTTCGTTAGTTTGCGAAGAATCGATTGATCGCGTCCATAAATCGCATGAGCACCGTAATTAAACGTAAATCCTTTTACGGTTTGAGAGGTGGCACGTCCTCCAAGTAATCCCGCATCCCAAAGCATGACCGGCGTTCCTTGTTTTGCGAATAATGCAGCTGCCGTCAAGCCGGATAACCCTCCACCTATAATCCCAATCGTCATACTCTCGCCTCCTCAATCATCGTTTCTCTTCTTTTCCCATAACAATTGAAGAAGAATCGAAGAACATGAAAAAAGGCGTGATTTCAATCTTGAAATCACGCCTCCTTATTTTGGATTATGCTTTCCACCATTCATCGAGTGGTGAGACCGGCATATGATGCTTATGCCCAACACGTTTATACTGCGTCTCTAACTTTTCTTGACTTGCTTCTGAAATCGTCTTTCCTTCCAAATAATCATCAATTTCTTCGTATGTCATTCCAAGTGCCACTTCGTCTGGTAATGCCGGACGATTTTCTTCAAGATCTGCTGTCGGAATTTTTTCAATCAAGACTTCTGGTGCGTTCAAGTAACGTAACAGTTGTTTCCCTTGCCGTTTGTTCAGTCCCGTCAATGGCGTCAAATCACATGCACCATCACCATGTTTCGTGTAGAATCCCGTCACGAATTCAGCTGCATGATCCGTTCCAACGACTAAACAGCCATAATGAGCGGCTAAATCATATTGACTTTTCATTCGCTCTCGCGCTTTCGTATTTCCTTTACTAAAGTCGGAAAGTTCTGCACCTGTCGCTTCTTTGAACGCCTGCATCGATGCTTCGACCGCTGGTTTAATGTTCACACGAAGCGAATGATCCGGTTGAATGAACGTCAAGGCTGTCTGTGCGTCTGCTTCATCTTGTTGTTCCCCGTAAGGCAAGCGGACCGCATAAAATGCGACATCTTTCCCCTCTTCTTTTCTCAACTCTTCAACTGCCAGTTGGCACAGACGACCTGCGAGCAAAGAATCTTGTCCCCCTGAGATGCCCAATACGAATCCTTTTGCTCCTGTATGCTTGAGATACGCTTTCAAGAAGGCTACCCGTTCGTTTACTTCTTGTGCTGGGTCAATGGCAGGCTTTACTCCTGTTACTTGGATGATTTCTTTTTGCATGAATCGCTTCACTCCTTCACATTGTGTTGATCGTCATTTTGAATCAATCATTTGTTGATCCGTCGTTTGTTTTGCACTTGCTCCCTTGAATTGACGGATTGTCGATACGCGAACTTCCGTGCTATCACCTAAAGAGGAGATCGGTAATTCAACCGTATACTGTTTCGTTTAACGTTTCGTGAACGTATCCTTTTCAATCGCTTGCGTGAATACTTGCTCTTTCTCAAAATCATACGTTACGTGTTGTTTCGCATCAATCAATTGAGCCTGAAAACGTTGTGAGGAAGGATACGTCACGTTCACACTGTGATCATTTGGATTCGTTAAAGAAATGTCTAATTGCATCATGTCGTCCTGCTTTGTCGTTTTGACTGCGATTTGAATCGGTTCGTTCGTGGTTGTTGCCTGTTGTTTCTTTTCTTGGCAACCTGCTAAACAAACAGTAAGCAGTAGCAGAATGAAAACGAGACGTTTCATCTCATCCCTCCTTTTATCTCTAATAATTTTATCACAAAAAAAGCGAGAGAGGATTCTCCTCTCTCGCACGTTTATCCGCTTATGCCACAGGTAAAGTCGATGGATTCATCTTGAATGAAAACAATTGCTCTAATCCTGTCGCAAACAGTTCGTCACAAATATCTTCTGCCGCGTTTGCTGGTGCGACTAATGTGATCGTACGACTGTCGATTGTTTCGATCGTTACATATACCCCTGTTTTTGTCCGTTCCTTGTATCCTACTGCTAAATCTGTTTCAGCGAAAAGTAACATATCCCCGATTCTCCCCTTTTCTCATTCATAATGCCCAGCCAAGAGATGACCTACATGATTCGAATTCGTTATTGTAGATTAACTGTACCAAAGGGCAGGAAAAAGAAGAAAATTGTCATTCGACATTTCATTTCAAAACAATATTTCAATTTCATCAGGGATATTTTGGAATGCTTGATTTAGTTGTTAGATGCAAGCGTTTTAATAAGCATTTCCAACACATTTCATTTCGATTTCAAAAAGATGACAACATAATTTTGATTATTTTACCAGCGTTTTTAGACAACAGGGAAAATATACCTAGACAATTGGTGACTCATTTTGTCGAATGATTCTCTTAAGCAATTATTTTTTAAGTTCTTATGAACTTTCATCTATCATTCGATTCATTTGCTGCCAAACCGTTCCTAGTGCTTCTTCCCCACTCTCGATCCGCGTTAATGCGAGTTCGGCTTGTAGAGCCACTTCATATTCCCGGTCTCGGATTGCTTCACGCAGTCTTGGAATCGACTGTTCCGTTCCGACATCAAACAGGAAGCGAGCAGCTCGCCAGCGTACTAATTTATTTTTATCCGCTAACGCTTCCATCATCATTGGTTCAGCTTCTGGCATCGCCCAATCTGAAATCGTATCGCCTGCTGTCCGGCGAACGATCCCTGACGGATCATGCAGTGCACTCGTCAAATACTCTAACAGTTCTTCTCGGTGATCTTCGAACATCCCAAGCTTTACAATCGCTTGACGCCGAATTTGCATCTTCTCATCCTGTAACAGGCGAGCATAAGCTGGAACCCACTCCATCTCAACAGGTAGTTCATCGAGCGCCGCGAATCGTTCTTTCCAATCGGATGATTGAATCGCTTGACCGCTAAACGTAATATCTTCTCCTGCTGCGAGCGACTTGAGACGTTCGATACGTTCGACTGGATATGCAATCTCAATCTCATTCGCTACTTCACGCAAACTTTCGTCAAGGTCTCCGTATCGAGGTGCTTGTTCCACCCAGCGTCGATCGCTAATGACATTCTGAACGAATGGTTGGACGAATAGCGCTGCTTCTCGGAAACGTTCCGACAGCCCTTCTCGTTTTTCTTCTAATCCTTTCACACCTTTGATTTGCATTGGTACGCCTAAAATGAACTGCACGAATAGATGGACAGGCTCATACTCAGCATCTGTCTCGTGTTGTTCAACGTCATTTAACGTTTCACCGAACGCACGTCGTATATCGATGACAAGCGAGCGCCAATCATATTTTGGATAACGCTCGATCGATAAAAAGTCACTGACCTGATAAACGAACTTAACGCCAGGTATTTCAAGTAATCGCTGAATGTGTTCCGGTGCGCCAAAGGCATGCTCAAATGTCTGCCCCTTTTCCGAAAAGACCTCATCAACGATGACTTTCATGTTATTTGGACTTGGTGTTGGTTCAATCGCTACGATTTTCATGTGTATCCCCTCCACTTCTATCATTTCAGATATCTAATCTGAAATGCAAAGCAAATGCCCTACAGACGTGACCGTAGGGCAAAAACTTACTTGAATGCTTCTTCGATGATTGCAACGAAAGCATCCGGTGTCTCAAGCATCCCCATGTGTCCACTGTCTGTTGACCGATGTATGAGATGATCATTCTTTGGTGCAAATGCACTTTCCTCTGAAATCAGTTGATCTTTCGTGCCATGAATGATGAGACCCTTCACGCTTGCTCTCGTCAAGACCTTCGTCATATCTCGCCGATCTCGCATCGCAGAGAGCGCACGAATGGCTCCTTCGACCGTCATCATGTATCCGATCTCAAGTGCTTCAGCGACAGCGAACTCATCTGCCCCTTCAGCGAATAAGGATGGAACAAGACCATTGACGAATTCTCTGACACCGACTTCTTCAACGCGTGTGATGTTTTGATTTCGTTTTTGTTTCGCTTGTTCATCATCTGCTTTAGCTGTCGAATACACAAGACCGTATCCACTAATTTGATCCGCGTACCCTTCAACAATTGCAGCTGTGATGTATCCACCAAAGGAATGTCCGATGATGATCGGCTTGTCGATACCACGTCGATCAAGTTCATGCATGACCCATTCTGCAAAGCCTTCAATCGTATCCGGACCAACATCGAGTCCCTCATGCCCCGGTAAACTTAGTGGTAATACATCAAAGGAATGTCGTAAATTTGCCTCTACCCGATTAAAATAATCTGTTCCTCCTGTAAATCCATGCAGGAGTACGAGTGTTTGTTTTTCCATTGACTACCTCATCCCTTCCATTCAGATGCGAGCATACGGTACATCGTCAAATCCATGAAACGACCATGACTGTATGCATAATCTTCTAGTAATCCTTCTGCTTTGAATCCTAATTTTTGAACCAATGCGTTAGAAGCGAGGTTTTCAGGTGCGACGAGGGCGCTGATTCGATGGAGAGCAAATTCTTCAAAGCCATATGTCAGAACAGCTCTTGCCGCTTCCGAAGCGACACCACGTTGCCAATAATCTTGACTAACTTCAAAACCAATTTCAGCCCGATGGTATTGAGACAGCCAGTTATGAAAACCGATCGTCCCGATCAATTGATTCGTTTGTGCATCAGCAATTGCCCAGCGAATCGCTTTACCTTGCGTGAACTGTTCTTTAAAGTAACTGATGACATTTTTAGCTTCATAGACCGTCACGAGTGGATCTGATCCGTAATAGTACATGACTTTATCGTCCGATAGGATTTTAAACAATTCGCGTGCGTCACGGTTTTCGAGCTCACGTAATATGAAGCGCTCGGTCCGCAATTCCGGGAAAGGCTTTCGCAAGCCCCACATGCTCCATCACCTCTCTTTATGCTTCTCTATGTAGTATGCCCGTTTTCAGAAGTAAATATCCTTTCAGGCAATTCGAAGTTTTGCTACTATTAAATTATGAAGTAGTTAGTCATGGAAAGGAAGCGAAGTGGTATGTCGAGTGCGTTACTTTACTTATATGAGGACGAGGAAAATCAACGATTAACGATGTCAGGAGTACATTTCTCTGATTTCGCTGCAGCCGTCGATTTGAAACGTCCTTTACTCATTTCAGGAAGTGATTTCAAACAGACGAAACAATCGTTTCGAACGATGCTTCATTACATCGAAGCGCATGAGATCGAACAGTTTTCACAATCAACGGATGTCCAGCGTCATCCTTTGACTGCTATTGATATTCGATCTTCCCATTCGCTCGATGTATTGACGGATGTCGAAATCGCGGAATTATTATTTTTAATGCATATGAAACGAGGGACACCGCTTCCTTTCCTTGACTCGATCGAGAATGAACTGGTCTATTTTAGCGAACACGATGGGCTTCATGCTTCTGTTTACTTGAAGGATTGGTCACGGGTAGAACAACTCATCTCTGACCTCGTGCAACGGAAATTTCGTCAGCATGCACGATCTGTCGCCTCGATCGCCTTAACAGCTGAAATCATGATTCATATTCGCCACCTCCTCAAAGAAGGGGTAGTGATTGATTTCGAAAGTGCAAAACGGTCTGTTTTCTCAAGAAACATCACGATTCCCGTATATGTAGCAGGACGCTACGAAGATATGAGCGTATTACATGAAGATTTTGAAGCGGAGAAAGAATCGATCCTTCGACGAGGAACGCTTGTTTGTCGCAAAAAAAAATGGAGTTTTGAGTTAGATTGACCTTTAGCATCTTTTTCTTTTAGAGAAGGATGCTTTTGTTCTATTTGAATTTCACATGATGATTCCCTCTTAACAGGTGTTCCTATCCATATGACAATATTGTTAAAAAATTTTTCGAATTTTCACACAAAATAAGACTAGCATCTGGTGAAGACTTCGCTATAATGAGGATAACCTTTTCAAGATAGAAGTTAGACCCGGTTTTTTATAGGGACAGTACTGGAATCAACAGAAGGAGGAATTCAATATGGATCAGTTAAAAGTGAACGGAATTGGCTCATTCACGAAATTTGCGACAAATGGGAACATCCTGAAATTAAAGGATGCGACACTCGGTGAAGTGAAATTGTCGCTGAATGAGGCGAGTTCAATGACCATCGCCCCTGTCGATGAAGAAAATGGACTTTTCA
This region includes:
- a CDS encoding LysR family transcriptional regulator; translated protein: MQVSEMEMLITLSEELNMRRAAERLFVSQPALSQRLVAIERRWGTKLFIRSSRGLSITPQGEKVIGLAKEMNRKELELKSELTAEEGAVYGTLRIAVASIMGQYWLPRVLKRFVERYPHVRVQLVTGWSSEMMRHMLEEHFHIGIIRGNPDWKGVKERLFSDPLYLVDSELTSIEQLRLTDRPFIQFKSDSTYYQEILEWWQDRFASPPSRTLVVDQIETCKQMALHGIGFAILPESTIQQSNEVMQLPLKTSSGKILKRDTWILSTESMLELKQVQAFWDIVKEEGGSQSDGIRH
- a CDS encoding disulfide bond formation protein B, which translates into the protein MTRYHFMFIISTIATLGSLYFSEIRGFIPCPLCWWQRLFMYTTAFYLLISLFRSKTIDPLFVRLYVLAGFGVALYHVILERLPDGEALCTSGCLIKWVNYFGFLTIPMMSLIAFTLLLVLAFYPARSNNEA
- a CDS encoding IS1182 family transposase — translated: MFKDYNMNQLVLPLDLEVRLQENDIAFAVHHLVESIPDDVFEPFMRTTGCPAYHPRMMMKIILCAYTQSVFSGRKIEGLLSDSLRMMWLAQGNAPSYRTINRFRVHPAVTPILKQAFVTFRCHLVEMGEINEEAIFIDGTKLEANANRYTFVWRKSIERHSASLVDKSNRIYDNLVEQDILPEIERENPDELTLSELEHMGEAVDAHIASINQKIEASTDTQERKRLRSERKEPRLLRKEITDFIERKQRYALQKRTLAGRNSYSKTDTDATFMRMKEDHMQNGQLKPGYNVQIATEGQYTLAYDIYPNPTDARTLLPFLDEVSSYLPLPPHIVADAGYGSQENYQDILMRRGRIPLIPYTMFEKEKSRKWRNDPFNTANWSYDETADRFVCPNGQDVTFRYMSKRTDRYGFTRDFKVYESEGCDGCPFRSRCTKAEEGRHRQVHINTSWEEQKEQMKKWLSDQKTGSLYAKRKIDVEPVFGYLKANLSFTRFSVRGKAKVKRELGFILMAVNLRKWLIQSVARRAA
- a CDS encoding FAD-dependent oxidoreductase, encoding MTIGIIGGGLSGLTAAALFAKQGTPVMLWDAGLLGGRATSQTVKGFTFNYGAHAIYGRDQSILRKLTKQLGIEVTWLDFSASRAKYEFSGHLTAVPANAWGLLKTEVIEGTNKVRFTWEIIKTILRVERGDPQQSIGQWLKSERVDEQVAQLMLDLASTNFFTAEPEKIPSDVYFEYYQKLFRTRKPVSYIEGGWQGLVQELERIILENHGKILKKTKITAVESTTTGFLVRDRKKQEWNVERIIFAVPPREILKMATPTAIQRFVTPYASHEPVEVFVYDLGLHPYIQTPYSYIYDRSHRAFITDLSHYDASLAPKDGQVLQAIAYLEHDRLEDPEYIGHVRTGIEQMLDVHFADWRQRIVAERTIKRAVVQEIKWKMGQTPLATHIPDHAGVAFVGDWCEGTGQLSELAFSSAVSVFNRWT
- the nadE gene encoding ammonia-dependent NAD(+) synthetase, with the translated sequence MQKEIIQVTGVKPAIDPAQEVNERVAFLKAYLKHTGAKGFVLGISGGQDSLLAGRLCQLAVEELRKEEGKDVAFYAVRLPYGEQQDEADAQTALTFIQPDHSLRVNIKPAVEASMQAFKEATGAELSDFSKGNTKARERMKSQYDLAAHYGCLVVGTDHAAEFVTGFYTKHGDGACDLTPLTGLNKRQGKQLLRYLNAPEVLIEKIPTADLEENRPALPDEVALGMTYEEIDDYLEGKTISEASQEKLETQYKRVGHKHHMPVSPLDEWWKA
- a CDS encoding BsuPI-related putative proteinase inhibitor, encoding MKRLVFILLLLTVCLAGCQEKKQQATTTNEPIQIAVKTTKQDDMMQLDISLTNPNDHSVNVTYPSSQRFQAQLIDAKQHVTYDFEKEQVFTQAIEKDTFTKR
- a CDS encoding conserved virulence factor C family protein, which encodes MKIVAIEPTPSPNNMKVIVDEVFSEKGQTFEHAFGAPEHIQRLLEIPGVKFVYQVSDFLSIERYPKYDWRSLVIDIRRAFGETLNDVEQHETDAEYEPVHLFVQFILGVPMQIKGVKGLEEKREGLSERFREAALFVQPFVQNVISDRRWVEQAPRYGDLDESLREVANEIEIAYPVERIERLKSLAAGEDITFSGQAIQSSDWKERFAALDELPVEMEWVPAYARLLQDEKMQIRRQAIVKLGMFEDHREELLEYLTSALHDPSGIVRRTAGDTISDWAMPEAEPMMMEALADKNKLVRWRAARFLFDVGTEQSIPRLREAIRDREYEVALQAELALTRIESGEEALGTVWQQMNRMIDESS
- a CDS encoding alpha/beta fold hydrolase yields the protein MEKQTLVLLHGFTGGTDYFNRVEANLRHSFDVLPLSLPGHEGLDVGPDTIEGFAEWVMHELDRRGIDKPIIIGHSFGGYITAAIVEGYADQISGYGLVYSTAKADDEQAKQKRNQNITRVEEVGVREFVNGLVPSLFAEGADEFAVAEALEIGYMMTVEGAIRALSAMRDRRDMTKVLTRASVKGLIIHGTKDQLISEESAFAPKNDHLIHRSTDSGHMGMLETPDAFVAIIEEAFK
- a CDS encoding GNAT family N-acetyltransferase — its product is MWGLRKPFPELRTERFILRELENRDARELFKILSDDKVMYYYGSDPLVTVYEAKNVISYFKEQFTQGKAIRWAIADAQTNQLIGTIGFHNWLSQYHRAEIGFEVSQDYWQRGVASEAARAVLTYGFEEFALHRISALVAPENLASNALVQKLGFKAEGLLEDYAYSHGRFMDLTMYRMLASEWKG